The following are from one region of the Arthrobacter sp. TMP15 genome:
- a CDS encoding DUF3841 domain-containing protein: MPPFPIRSAAPETAVPPGRLAHDLHADVLLLHTIQTRAAFEELLTTEVLLPDSALADPFLSEAYGWMGRMMAAQLPTSGDAALWLWAKIRRVDLVADCRRARGQVLLTCRIPRERVLLSHFDEWHSVLNSTLAIPKWPGEPEDEFDKRWDQIYDGFHARLKAAGVVNTPISHWPAALVEEAEQSWGCIFDSTNFGTRDYWQATVHRLHAADVIDAVRIID, from the coding sequence ATGCCACCGTTTCCGATTCGATCCGCTGCGCCAGAGACGGCTGTACCTCCGGGCAGGCTCGCCCATGACCTGCACGCTGACGTTTTACTCCTGCACACGATCCAGACGCGTGCCGCGTTCGAGGAACTGTTGACAACAGAGGTGTTGTTGCCGGACTCGGCTCTGGCGGATCCGTTCTTGTCAGAGGCGTATGGTTGGATGGGCCGGATGATGGCGGCGCAGTTGCCCACGTCTGGTGATGCTGCGCTGTGGTTGTGGGCAAAGATTCGACGGGTCGATCTGGTCGCCGACTGTCGTCGTGCTCGGGGCCAGGTCCTGCTGACCTGCAGGATTCCTCGGGAAAGGGTCCTTCTGTCGCACTTCGATGAATGGCATTCCGTGCTCAACTCGACTCTGGCGATCCCGAAGTGGCCAGGAGAGCCAGAAGACGAGTTCGATAAGCGTTGGGATCAGATTTACGACGGCTTCCATGCGCGTCTCAAGGCCGCCGGCGTGGTCAACACTCCGATCAGTCATTGGCCCGCAGCCTTGGTTGAGGAGGCCGAGCAGTCCTGGGGGTGCATCTTCGACAGTACGAATTTTGGCACAAGAGACTACTGGCAGGCCACGGTGCACCGACTGCACGCCGCGGACGTAATCGACGCCGTCAGGATCATCGATTAG
- a CDS encoding type IV toxin-antitoxin system AbiEi family antitoxin domain-containing protein yields MVAGAKYRDIVRELALDHYGYVSTKEAIEAGVPAVELPKLAARGGLENVAYGLYRVPEVPPTRYDQFAEALLRVGEGAYLHGESVLAFFGLADVNPRRIKVAVPRRARPKLPSFVELAQVRGGAPRTVYEGLAAQRVADALLECRGRVETERLVNATKEARAEGLLTTAEWQRVKKGLKK; encoded by the coding sequence ATGGTTGCAGGCGCGAAGTACCGAGACATCGTGCGTGAGCTAGCGCTCGATCATTACGGGTATGTCAGCACAAAAGAAGCTATCGAGGCAGGCGTTCCCGCGGTTGAGCTCCCCAAACTGGCCGCTAGGGGCGGTTTGGAGAATGTCGCTTACGGACTGTACCGCGTGCCGGAAGTCCCACCCACCCGTTATGACCAGTTTGCTGAGGCTCTCCTGCGTGTAGGTGAGGGTGCATACCTCCATGGGGAATCGGTGCTGGCCTTCTTCGGGCTCGCCGATGTCAACCCTCGCCGGATCAAAGTGGCCGTTCCGCGACGCGCGCGGCCGAAGCTGCCCTCATTCGTTGAACTGGCACAGGTGAGAGGGGGCGCACCTAGGACTGTCTATGAGGGACTTGCCGCGCAACGCGTTGCCGATGCTCTCCTTGAGTGTCGTGGGCGTGTCGAGACTGAACGCCTAGTGAATGCCACTAAAGAGGCGCGGGCGGAAGGGTTGTTAACTACCGCCGAATGGCAGCGAGTGAAAAAAGGACTCAAGAAATGA
- a CDS encoding serine/threonine-protein kinase, with amino-acid sequence MNLSELPTGTTINDRYELVGILGAGAGGSVYEAHDRHLSKRVAVKLLNPQDENPGGSWKEAQLLEHLKSRFLLNVINADVVIDSDIRFIVTPVMSGGDLQGFSEPFGLSASTAARLVQQIASGLDRIHRADMVHRDVKPANVLLGGNEAVLGDLGFCHLLDVDGTAPPNGTYCTVAPEVLDENGKCSPLTDIYSLAATAFYFLSGEYPIDHRDTKLEQRDQIMAGSFRELRTIAPHVSRSVGAVIRKSLNRDPQKRHPSATEFGNSLAGAVQGIRDWNRVNHAEHVYCISGASHGSKKEIQVCCQQVDSGPIEVRARMAASGRQVSGKPDFLVAPGKLPVKLQQLTASL; translated from the coding sequence GTGAACCTATCGGAGCTTCCTACGGGAACGACCATTAACGATCGCTACGAGCTCGTAGGTATTCTTGGCGCTGGAGCTGGTGGTTCTGTCTACGAGGCCCATGACAGACACCTGAGCAAAAGGGTCGCGGTGAAACTGCTCAACCCGCAGGATGAGAACCCCGGAGGATCTTGGAAAGAGGCCCAACTCCTGGAGCACCTCAAATCGCGATTCTTGTTAAATGTAATCAACGCCGATGTCGTGATCGACAGTGACATCCGATTCATCGTCACTCCTGTAATGAGCGGTGGCGATTTGCAGGGCTTCTCCGAACCATTCGGCCTCTCCGCCTCGACTGCAGCCCGACTTGTGCAACAAATTGCTTCGGGCCTCGATCGTATCCACAGAGCCGATATGGTTCACCGGGATGTCAAACCTGCCAATGTCCTGCTCGGCGGCAATGAGGCCGTTCTGGGCGATCTGGGTTTCTGCCATCTCCTTGATGTCGATGGCACAGCGCCTCCGAACGGAACTTATTGCACTGTTGCACCGGAGGTGCTCGACGAAAATGGAAAATGCTCACCGTTGACCGATATTTATTCACTTGCGGCGACTGCGTTCTACTTCTTGAGCGGCGAGTACCCAATAGATCATCGGGATACAAAACTGGAACAGCGCGATCAAATTATGGCCGGTTCTTTTCGGGAGCTTAGGACCATCGCTCCGCACGTGTCCCGATCGGTTGGCGCTGTAATACGGAAGTCGCTCAATCGTGATCCGCAAAAACGTCATCCGAGCGCAACAGAATTCGGCAACTCTTTAGCTGGCGCTGTGCAAGGCATTAGGGACTGGAACCGCGTAAATCATGCAGAACACGTGTATTGCATCTCTGGGGCGAGCCACGGCTCTAAGAAGGAAATCCAAGTGTGTTGCCAACAAGTCGACAGTGGTCCGATCGAAGTCAGAGCTCGAATGGCCGCGAGTGGACGACAAGTCTCCGGCAAACCGGACTTTCTCGTCGCCCCGGGAAAGCTACCCGTGAAGCTGCAGCAGCTCACAGCGAGTCTTTGA
- a CDS encoding DEAD/DEAH box helicase family protein, with translation MVGLAQQIAEDIDERVWLNLGLPRPMNLGGVKIVRSAKSFLEEVSKPATQPTVFVATFAMALEVLNQEDVGIEGMARKFVEFGGVIVDECHYEPAPSWSQAIRAMGLGLPICLRCEDWSEELGRFGGWHHRAGPHACDWTNHYDECPSSASVGGRPDSRPPTGVY, from the coding sequence ATGGTTGGGCTCGCGCAACAGATTGCTGAGGACATCGACGAGCGTGTCTGGCTGAACCTCGGACTTCCCAGGCCCATGAATCTTGGAGGAGTCAAGATCGTCAGAAGCGCGAAGTCCTTTCTTGAAGAAGTCTCAAAGCCAGCAACCCAGCCCACTGTGTTCGTCGCGACATTTGCGATGGCGCTCGAGGTCCTCAACCAGGAGGACGTCGGGATTGAGGGCATGGCGAGAAAATTTGTCGAGTTTGGCGGGGTCATCGTGGATGAATGTCACTATGAGCCAGCGCCAAGCTGGTCGCAGGCAATCCGAGCGATGGGGCTGGGGCTACCAATCTGCCTCCGATGCGAGGACTGGTCTGAAGAGCTTGGTCGATTCGGCGGGTGGCACCACCGCGCAGGTCCCCATGCGTGCGACTGGACGAACCACTACGACGAGTGCCCGTCCTCGGCGAGCGTCGGCGGGCGACCGGACTCCAGGCCTCCTACTGGCGTTTACTAA